Proteins from a single region of Macrotis lagotis isolate mMagLag1 chromosome 2, bilby.v1.9.chrom.fasta, whole genome shotgun sequence:
- the COA6 gene encoding cytochrome c oxidase assembly factor 6 homolog — MTAPSKKERQVCWGARDDYWKCLDENSEDASKCKKLRSILESNCPPQWIKHFDKRRDYLKFKEKFEAGQFEPSERRSTS, encoded by the exons ATGACAGCACCTTCcaagaaagaaaggcaagtttGCTGGGGAGCTCGGGATGACTACTGGAAGTGCTTGGATGAAAATAGTGAAGATGCCTCTAAGTGTAAAAAATTAAGAAGCATTTTGGAATCAAACTGCCCCCCTCAGTGG ATTAAACATTTTGATAAAAGAAGAGATTACTTAAAGTTCAAAGAAAAGTTTGAAGCGGGACAATTTGAGCCTTCAGAAAGAAGATCAACATCATag